From Nocardia sp. NBC_00416:
GTGCGAACGGGATTCCCGGTCGAGGTCGGCGACGGTGGTTTCCAGCCAGGCCCGGTCGGCGCGGCTGGTCGCGGCGGCGAGGGTGAGCATGCCCTTGCGGAACCGGTCGGTCATCTCGGCGGCGCGCAGGGGTTTGCCGTCCGCGTAGAAATAGCTGGCCGGTCCTTCCATGAACTCCAGCCGGCGGCGCAGGACTCGGGCCTGGTCGGCCGGGTCGGGCAGGAGGCCGAGGAAGGCGAGTAGGACGAGGAACGAGTTGCGGTCGGTGATCTCGACGTCGGCCGGCTCGCGGAGCCGGTGGAGCAACTCGGCCCGGCCCGCCGCGGTGAGGGAGAGCACTTGGCGTGGGGTGGCTCCGCGGCCGGGCTCCTCCTGCCGGTCCACCAGTCCCGCCTTGCGCAGCCGGTTCAGCGCGGGATAGAGCGCCCCGTCGCTGACCGGGCGGACATGGCCCGACAAGCCCGAGATCCGGGCCCGGAGCTCATAGGCGTGCAGCGGCTCCTCGGCCAGGAATCCCAAGATGCTCAAGGTCAACACGGCGCCATCCTACCGATTGAACCCACTAATAGTGTTGACTCTATTAGAGTGTCTCGATTAGAGTCACTGCCCATGTCGACCTTCGTTCTGATCCCCGGCGGCTGGCACGGCGGGTGGCGCTTCCGTGAGATCGCCGAAACTCTTCGGCTCCAAGGACACTCGGCCTTCCCCGTGACCCTGACGGGCCTGGGCGATCGGGCCCATCTGCGTACCGCGGGGACGAATCTGGACACCCACATCCAGGACGTTGTCAGCCTGTTCGAGGCCGAAGACATCCACGACGCCGTGCTCGTCGGGCACAGCTACGCCGGAATGGTCATCACCGGCGCCGCGGCCCGCCTGCCCGGCCGCGTCCGGCGGCTGGTCTACAGCGATGCCTACGTTCCGGCCGATGGCGACTCCTGCTTCGAGCTCACGACGCCGGCCTTCCGGGAGCTGTTCCTCCAGGGAGCCCGGCTCGACGGACACAGCGTCGAACCTCCACCGGGCCTGGACCCGCGGACGACCCCGCATCCGCTCGCCTCGTTCCTGCAGCGGATCCGGCTCGACGGCCCGATCCAGGTCCACCGCAAGGACTACATCTACCTGGACGGCTGGTCCGGCACCCCTTTCGCCGAGGTCTACCAGCGGCTTCGCCGCGACCCCGGCTGGCGCGTGCACACCCTGCCGACCGGACACAATGTCGCCGCCGAAGCCCCCGAAGCCTTTGTTCAGATCCTGCTCGAGGAGTGAAACCATGACCGAACTCATTGTCGGAGACGCCCGCGTCCACTATCGCGTCGAGGGTGACGGGCCCGCACTGGTACTGGTGCACGGCACCGGCCCCGGGTCGGTGAGCTGGAACGGCACCAGCGGCCTGCTGGCCGATCGGCACACCGTGCTGTTGCCCGACCTCGGCGGAAGCGAGAAGGCCGAGGACGCCGGCGGTGATCTCACCGTCGAAATACTCGCCGAGCAGCTGGCCGCCGTGATCGAGGATTCGGACTCGGCGCCCGTGGACGTCCTCGGATTCTCACTGGGATCCGTGGTGGCCGCGGCCCTCGCGGCCACCCGGCCAGAGTTGGTGCGCCGCCTGATCTTGGTCGCGGCCCTGAGTCATGCCGAGGACGAGTACGTGCGTACGAACATGGCGGTATGGCTGAGCCTTTCCCATGATGCCGAGGCCTTCGGCCGATACGCGGCCCTGACCGCCCACAGTCGCCGGTACCTCAACGACATCGGCAGCGAGGCCGTCGAACGCACCGCCCGCTTCATGCGGCCCAGCCCCGGAGTGCTGCGGCAGATCGACCTCGTCCGCCGCGTCGACATCCGCGACCTGTTGCCCGGCATTCAGGCCGAAACACTCGTGATCGGCTGCACCCAGGACGCTTTCGTCCCCGTCGAGAACGTACGCGAGCTGCACGCTGCCATCCCCGGCAGCCGCTATGCCGAAATCGACAGCGGTCATGTGGTCCGCCTCGAGCGGCCCGACGAGTTCGTCCGGGTGGTCCGGGAATTCCTGGAGCCTGTCACCACCGCCTGAGTTCATTGCTGCCCATGGGCGCGGATCTCACTCCGGGGCGCGATCCCGGCGGCCGGGGCCGGTGCGGATGGCGTCGAGGATCCGGCGTAGCGAGGCGAGAGTGTCGGCGAGGGCGTCGGGGTCGGGGGAGGCGGCGAGCCAGAGCGCGGCTTCGTTCATGGCGCCGGACAGCAGGTGGGTGAGCGGCGGTACGGGCTGGGCCGGGATGACGCCATCGGCGACCAGCATGGTGAGGGCTTCGGCGAGGTGGCGGGCGGAGGTGGTCTCGTCCAGGGCGCGCCACTCCTGCCAGCCGAGCACGGCGGGGCCGTCGATCAGCATGATGCGCTGGATCTCCGGGGTGGTGCAGGTGGTCAGGAAGGTTTCGCAGCCGGCGACGAGCTGTTCCCACGGGTCGGTTCGGGCATCCGCGGCGGCGGCGACGCGATCCCCGACCTCGGACTGCACATCCTCGAGGACCGCGCGGAACAAGGCGAGTTTGCTGTCGAAGCTGTGGTAGAGCGCGCCCTTGGTGACGCCCGCGGCCGTGACGATCTCCGAAATTCCCACGGCGGCATAACCTTTTGTCGCGAACAGGCGCCTGCTCTCGTGGAGCAGGGTGCGGCGGGTCTGTTCCCGCTGCTGGATGCGCAGCGATGCGGCCATCACGAACCTTCCCATTGACATACCAACGGTATGCGACCTAGCGTAGTTCGCATACCGTTGGTATGTGAATCTTCCGACGTGAAAGAGGCGCACGTGGCACTCAGCAGCTTCTACCCGGTCATCGGCACCACCCGCATCGCCCAGGCGCGCGATTTCTACACTCGTTGGTTCGATTTCGAGATCACCTTCGAAGCGGACTGGTATGTCAGCCTGCGGCGCGCGGCGGGCGAACGCCACTACGAACTGGCGTTGCTCGATCCCACACACCCGACCCTCCCCGAGAATCACCGCAAACCCGTCCAGGGGCTGCTACTCAACTTCGAGGTCGACGACGTCGACGCCGAATGGGAGCGACTGGTCGTGCACGGCGGATTGACGGCCGAACTCGATATTCGCTCGGAGGATTTCGGTCAGCGGCACTTCATCATCGCCGATCCGAGCGGCGTGCTGATCGACATCATCACCGAGATCGCACCCCTCGGCGAATTCGCCGAGCAGTACGCCGCCGGACATGTCGGGCAGGCGGGCGGGCGGCGCAACCCGAGGTGAGCAGGCGAGGGCCCCGGCTGTGATGCCGAGACCCTCACCTGCGTCGGCACTGGTCGGTGGGTCAGTTGGCGGGCGCTGAGTTGAGCACTGCAGGGTCCACGTCGGGCACCGCGCGTCTCGGGTTGTACCCGGCCGCGACTACCTTCATGACAAATCCGGCGGCTTCTTCCAGCTGGCGAGCATGGGCCAACCCCGCGATCACCGCGGTCTCGGCTCCCAGATCGGCGATGAGGGTTGTGGCCGGATCGAGCCCCTCGGGCTCGTCTCCGCATACAGCCACGACCGGCGCAGCCTCCGGCAATCCGGTATAGGGCCAGGAAGCTCCGGCGAAAAGGTGCAGTGCCTTCACCACCCGCGCTCCGGGAGCCGTGCGAGCCACCAACTCCGCCGCCGACCCGGACGCCGGCGTCAACTCACCGGTTGCGTAGTCCACCGGATTGGTGCAGTCGATCACCGTCTTGCCGGCGAAGGATCCGTCCGGACCGCCGACAAGCGTGATGGCGGGCTCGAGCCCTTCGTAGGACACCGCGACTACGATGACATCCGCGCTCGTCGCGAAGTTGTCCGGGGCGATGGCCGTGGCCCCGGGTCCGATCTGTTCGGCTGCCTCGCTTGCATGCACCTGATTACGCCCGGTCACCACAATCGAGTGGCCGGCACCGGCCCAGGCCCGGCCGAGCGTCACGGCAAGGTTGCCGGTGCCGAGGATGCCGATATCCATAACGTTCTCCTTCTTCGGGAAATGATGACGTCGAGAACGCTACGAACAATGCTCCTACCGATCGGTAGGAGCATTGGGGGAGACTGATCCCATGATCGAGGGATCCTGCCAAGTCTTCGTCTCCGACTGTCACGTACGCGCGGCAACCGAGCTCATCAATCACACGTGGGATCCCGTGGTGCTCTCGGCGCTCCGCCTGGGACCAACACGCCGCAATGAGCTACTGGCCCGCATCACCGGCGCCAGCGACAAGGTGCTCACCCAATCGCTCCAACGCCTCCGATCCCGCGGACTCATCACCAAACCGGTCACCAGCCAGCCCACGAACAACGGTGCGATCTACCGACTCACCGCACTTGGCGAATCGTTCGCCCACGGACCACTGGCCCATCTCGCTCAATGGGCAGCCGATAACCACACCGAACTCACCGAGCCGCACTCGACGTCATGACCCGAGCACCTAGGCTGTGTTCTCTCTCTCCGGGGACGGATCGGCGGACCGCGCCCTCGGAATCAGCAGGGGTGGCGCGAAGTCGGTGGTAACGATCGAGATGCCGGACCACGGGCAGATGGTGCGACTGTCGCGCAAGTGATCGCCGATGCGCCCGTCGACGAGTGTCACATTGCGGGAGGGGCACAACCCCGGGCAGCCGATGGCGGTGATGATGCCACTGTGATCGCGGTGGACCGGACTGCGCAGTTGACGCGAACTGATCCATGGGCGGTGCCCGCAGGGGCAGGCGACATGGTCGGTGACTTTCATTCCCACCCAGGGACATTCACCGGGGACGTTCCGCCAATGGTCCGCCACCCTGCCGTGCGCCACGGTCGTCCCGTGTAAGCAGTGCAGGGTCTCCGGGCAGCGGTACAGACCGGCAGTGGACTTGGCGACGAGCATCCCGAGGTGGATCCAGGGCTCGGTCCGGCATTCGCAGTCGAACCCATCTGGCTGTGGCATGGGGTGTTGTTCGGTGTGCTGCGGTCGCCGGATGGGTGGTCGGCGGGGAGAACAATGGACGAGGTGGAACCCGGTGAATCCGAGCGGACCGTCGACCCGGCGGCGCTCCGCGCGCGGCTGCGGCATGTCTACTGGATCGGGGGCGGCAGCGGCGCCGGGAAATCGACCATCGCTCGGCGCATCGCGGCCCGGACCGGTATGCGCGTGTACTCGACCGACGACGCCATGGCCGAGCACGCGCGGCGCGGCTCCACCCGCGATGTGCCCTACCTGCGCGAGTTCACGGCCATGAGCATGGACGAGCGCTGGGTGGACCGGACTCCGGAGGAGATGCTCGAAACGTTCCACTGGTTCCGGGGCGAGGGCTTCGCCTCGATCGTCGAAGATCTGCTGGATATCTCGGATCGAACCGTCGTCGAGGGGTTCCGGTTGCTGCCGCATCTCGTCGGACCCTTGCTCGCCGATCCGGCGCGCGCGATCTGGCTGCTGCCGACACCCCGGTTACGCCGGGACGTGTTCGCGGGGCGCGGCTGGGTGATTCCCAGCAGAACCAGTGACCCGGACCGCGCCCGGCACAACCTGCTGCGACGCGACGAGATGTTCACCGACCGCTTGCGTGCGGAGACCGAGCGGCTCGGTCTGCCCGTGCTCGAGGTCGACGAGAACCTGACCGAGGACGACTCGGCCGGGTACGTGACGCGTGCTTTCGGACTGTGAATCGACCGCCGGGCGCTGACCACGGGCGTGCTCGGCGCTGCCGTGCGGCGTGGACGGGTCTCCTCGGCGGTATCGGCCGATCTCGTGGATCATGTACGCCGTGAGCGATACCGATCTTGTGGATGTGACGATCAGCGGACCCGACGAAGAATGGCTGGCGGAGTTCACCCACCGGCTCGTCACGGACCGGCTGGCCGCATGCGGGAACATCATCCCGGATGTGCGGTCGATCTATCGGTGGGAAGGGGCGGTGGAGGACGCGTCCGAGGCGGTCGTCGTGCTGCACACCCGGGCGTCGCTCGTCCCCGTGATCGTGGAACGCGCCAATGCCGAACACCCGGACGAGGTGCCCCAGGTGGTCGCGGTGCCGGTGGCGGGTGTGAATCCCGCTTATGGGCAGTGGATCCTGGACGAGACCGCCGGCTGATCGCGACCGCTCAGCGGTGCACCAGGTCGGCGTATTCCGGATGGGCGCCGATGTAGTCGTCCACGTACCAGCAGGTGGCCGCGACCTCGAAGCCCGAGGCGCGGGTCTCGTCCAAGGCGTACTTCACCACCTGCGCCGCCACGCCCCGCCCGCGGAACTCCGGGAAGGTGATCGTGTGGTGGAAGTTGCGGACCTTCGGGGACTCGGTCTCCGCGTAGTCGGCATAACCCGCCAGGGTCCCGTCGAGATAGATCTCGAACCGGGTGTCGTCGGCATTGTGTCGGAGTTCGGTGCTCACCTTGGTTGGAACCACGGGCCGGGCGGGGTTTGTTCCGGCGGTCAGAGCACCGCGCCGGGGTTGAGGATGCCGTGCGGGTCGAGTGCGTCCTTGATCCGGCGGGTCAGATCCATGACTTCCGGACCCAGCTGACCCGGTAGCCACGCTTTCTTGAGGCGGCCCACCCCGTGTTCACCGGTGATGGTCCCGCCGAAGGAGATGGCCAGATCCATGATCTCGCCGAAGGCGCGGTGCGCGCGGTCGGTTTCGTCGGGGTCGTCCGGGTTGTACACGATGAGGGGGTGGGTGTTGCCGTCGCCGGCGTGCGCGATCACCGACACCAGGACGTCGTTGCGCCGGGCGATCTCGGCGATCCCGGTGACGAGGTCGCCGATCCGGGGAAGCGGGACGCCGACATCCTCGAGCAGGAGCGGTCCGATCCGTTCGACGGCGGGGATGGCGTAGCGGCGGGCCGCGGTGAACGCTTCGCCTTCCTCCTGGTCGGCGGTGTGGAAGGCTTCGGTCGCGCCGGCCCGCCGGCAGGCCTCCAGCATGATGCGAGCCTCCTGCGCGGCGTGTTCGCCGGGTGCGTCGGAGCGGGCGACCAGCAGCGCGGCGGCCCCGCGATCGAGGCCCATGCGCAGTTCGTCTTCCACCGCGTTGATCGCGACGGTGTCCATGAACTCCAGCATGGCGGGCCGCAGCGCACCGGTGATCGCGAGGATCGCGTCGGTGGCGGCGGTGAGGGTCGCGAAGGAGGCGACCACGGTGCTCTGGGCGGGCTGGGCCGGCAGTAGTCGCAGGGTGAGTTCGGTGATGACCCCGAGAGTGCCCTCGCTGCCGACGAACATCTTGGTCAGCGACAGTCCGGCCGAATCCTTCAACCTGGGCCCGCCCAGCCGGACCGCGGTGCCGTCGGCGAGGACGACCTCCATACCGAGGACGTAGTCGGTGGTCACTCCGTATTTCACGCAGCACAGACCACCCGCGTTGGTGGCGGCGTTACCGCCGATGGAGCAGATCTCGAACGACGAGGGGTCGGGCGGATACCACAGCCCGTATTCGGCGACCGTGCGTTTGACCTCGGCGTTCAGCAATCCGGGGCCGACCACGACGGTCCGGGTCACCGGGTCGACGCTGATCCGGCGCATTCGCTCGGTGCTGAGCACGATCCCGCCGTCCACCGCGGTCGCGCCGCCGGACAGTCCCGAGCCGGCCCCGCGCGGCACCACCGGGACGCGGTGCTCGTTCGCCCATCGCAGCGTCGTGCACACGTCGGCGGTGGCGGTCGCGCGGACGACAGCCGCGGGTGTACCGGCCGCGGGGTCTTTCGCCCAGTCCTGGCGGTAGCCGGCGCGCAGGTCGGGGTCGGTGAGCACCGCGCCGGCGGGTAGTCGATCGATCAGTTCACGCAGGTCCACGCCCCAACGCTAGCCGCTCCGAGCCCGCGGGGGAGGCCTCGTCCGCGCGCCGGGCGCGGACGAGGCCGCGGTGGTCAGAGTCCGTGACCCCGGGCGCCGTTCACCGATTCGGCCAGTCGCGCCTCGGCCGGCGCCGAGAATCCGGCGCGTCGAGCGGCGACCGCGGTGTCGAATTCCTCCTGGACCAGGTCGGCGTTGATGTGCGCGCCGGCCGTCGCACCCGCCGCCGCGGCCGCGCCGACCTGTGCGGCGAGATCGGTGAGGTTGCCGGCGACCCAGACCCCGGGCACTTCGGTGCGGCCCGTGGCGTCACACGGGATGTACTCACCGAACGGATGATCGGCGGCCTCCAGCCCGAGGCTGCTCAGGAAGCCGGACCGCGCGACCATCCGGGTTCCCAGCGCGACGACCTCCCGTGCGACCACCGTGCCGTCCGCGAGCCGGAGTCCGGTGATGCGGTCGTCGGCGACCTCGATTCCGGTCACCGTGCCGGATACGACGCGGATGCCGCGCGCGGCGAGGCGCTCGGCGTCTTCCGGGGTCGGTTCGGGCTGGTCGTGGGTGAAGAACACGATGTCGTCGCTCAGTTGCCGGAACAGCTGCACCTGGTGCATCGATATCGGCCCGCGGCTGAGCACCGCGATCGCCCGGTCGCGGACCTCCCAGCCGTGGCAGTACGGGCAGTGCACGACGTCGCGGCCCCACCGTTCGCTCAGCCCGGGGATCTCCGGTAGTTCGTCGGTCAGGCCGGTGGCGGCGAGCAGTCGCCTCGCGTGGACTGTCCGTCCGTCGGCGAGGGTGACCGTGAAGCCGTTCTCGTCGCGGGTAGCCGCGACGATTTCCCCGGTCACCACATGTCCGCCGTACCCGCGCACCTCGGTGCGTCCGCGTTCGAGTAGTTCCGTCGGCGGCATCCCGTCCCGTGCGAGTAGCCCGTGCACTCCGTCGGCGGGCGCGTTGCGCGGCTGCCCCGCGTCGATCACGGCCACCGTCCGCCGGGCGCGGACCAGCATCAACGCCCCGTTCAGTCCGGCCGCTCCGCCGCCGGCCACCACCACGTCGTAGCTCTGTTCCAGTTGTTCGGTCACCTCGACCACCTCCTTGCCGCCGACTATCCGCATAGTCGGAAATATCGGCAAGGAAATTTGCCGATATAGCAATGAAGGCCGACGGGCTCATGCACGCCGGCCCGGCTGAGTGGACGGGCCGCGGATAGCACGGAACCGCTGTCGAACTGCGGGTTTCCCGGATGCTCACCTTCCGGTCACCTGCTGCTGCGAGGCTGGCGCCGTGCAGGATCTGGCGACGAACGCTGACACATGGGAGATCCGCTTCGCCCGCTGGTGCGCGGCGGTGGTCGCGCGCTTGCCCTGGGGGCTCGACCGTGTCGTCGCACCCACGTTCCTCGGTTTCGCCGTGATCAACGGCTGCACCTTCGGCATCGATCTGCTCATCCT
This genomic window contains:
- a CDS encoding PadR family transcriptional regulator, giving the protein MLTLSILGFLAEEPLHAYELRARISGLSGHVRPVSDGALYPALNRLRKAGLVDRQEEPGRGATPRQVLSLTAAGRAELLHRLREPADVEITDRNSFLVLLAFLGLLPDPADQARVLRRRLEFMEGPASYFYADGKPLRAAEMTDRFRKGMLTLAAATSRADRAWLETTVADLDRESRSHEPGRPTPAARDS
- a CDS encoding alpha/beta fold hydrolase, translated to MSTFVLIPGGWHGGWRFREIAETLRLQGHSAFPVTLTGLGDRAHLRTAGTNLDTHIQDVVSLFEAEDIHDAVLVGHSYAGMVITGAAARLPGRVRRLVYSDAYVPADGDSCFELTTPAFRELFLQGARLDGHSVEPPPGLDPRTTPHPLASFLQRIRLDGPIQVHRKDYIYLDGWSGTPFAEVYQRLRRDPGWRVHTLPTGHNVAAEAPEAFVQILLEE
- a CDS encoding alpha/beta fold hydrolase — translated: MTELIVGDARVHYRVEGDGPALVLVHGTGPGSVSWNGTSGLLADRHTVLLPDLGGSEKAEDAGGDLTVEILAEQLAAVIEDSDSAPVDVLGFSLGSVVAAALAATRPELVRRLILVAALSHAEDEYVRTNMAVWLSLSHDAEAFGRYAALTAHSRRYLNDIGSEAVERTARFMRPSPGVLRQIDLVRRVDIRDLLPGIQAETLVIGCTQDAFVPVENVRELHAAIPGSRYAEIDSGHVVRLERPDEFVRVVREFLEPVTTA
- a CDS encoding TetR/AcrR family transcriptional regulator, encoding MSMGRFVMAASLRIQQREQTRRTLLHESRRLFATKGYAAVGISEIVTAAGVTKGALYHSFDSKLALFRAVLEDVQSEVGDRVAAAADARTDPWEQLVAGCETFLTTCTTPEIQRIMLIDGPAVLGWQEWRALDETTSARHLAEALTMLVADGVIPAQPVPPLTHLLSGAMNEAALWLAASPDPDALADTLASLRRILDAIRTGPGRRDRAPE
- a CDS encoding VOC family protein; this translates as MALSSFYPVIGTTRIAQARDFYTRWFDFEITFEADWYVSLRRAAGERHYELALLDPTHPTLPENHRKPVQGLLLNFEVDDVDAEWERLVVHGGLTAELDIRSEDFGQRHFIIADPSGVLIDIITEIAPLGEFAEQYAAGHVGQAGGRRNPR
- a CDS encoding NADPH-dependent F420 reductase, which produces MDIGILGTGNLAVTLGRAWAGAGHSIVVTGRNQVHASEAAEQIGPGATAIAPDNFATSADVIVVAVSYEGLEPAITLVGGPDGSFAGKTVIDCTNPVDYATGELTPASGSAAELVARTAPGARVVKALHLFAGASWPYTGLPEAAPVVAVCGDEPEGLDPATTLIADLGAETAVIAGLAHARQLEEAAGFVMKVVAAGYNPRRAVPDVDPAVLNSAPAN
- a CDS encoding winged helix-turn-helix transcriptional regulator, with translation MIEGSCQVFVSDCHVRAATELINHTWDPVVLSALRLGPTRRNELLARITGASDKVLTQSLQRLRSRGLITKPVTSQPTNNGAIYRLTALGESFAHGPLAHLAQWAADNHTELTEPHSTS
- a CDS encoding AAA family ATPase, coding for MDEVEPGESERTVDPAALRARLRHVYWIGGGSGAGKSTIARRIAARTGMRVYSTDDAMAEHARRGSTRDVPYLREFTAMSMDERWVDRTPEEMLETFHWFRGEGFASIVEDLLDISDRTVVEGFRLLPHLVGPLLADPARAIWLLPTPRLRRDVFAGRGWVIPSRTSDPDRARHNLLRRDEMFTDRLRAETERLGLPVLEVDENLTEDDSAGYVTRAFGL
- the cutA gene encoding divalent-cation tolerance protein CutA; protein product: MSDTDLVDVTISGPDEEWLAEFTHRLVTDRLAACGNIIPDVRSIYRWEGAVEDASEAVVVLHTRASLVPVIVERANAEHPDEVPQVVAVPVAGVNPAYGQWILDETAG
- a CDS encoding GNAT family N-acetyltransferase, with protein sequence MSTELRHNADDTRFEIYLDGTLAGYADYAETESPKVRNFHHTITFPEFRGRGVAAQVVKYALDETRASGFEVAATCWYVDDYIGAHPEYADLVHR
- a CDS encoding FAD-binding oxidoreductase encodes the protein MDLRELIDRLPAGAVLTDPDLRAGYRQDWAKDPAAGTPAAVVRATATADVCTTLRWANEHRVPVVPRGAGSGLSGGATAVDGGIVLSTERMRRISVDPVTRTVVVGPGLLNAEVKRTVAEYGLWYPPDPSSFEICSIGGNAATNAGGLCCVKYGVTTDYVLGMEVVLADGTAVRLGGPRLKDSAGLSLTKMFVGSEGTLGVITELTLRLLPAQPAQSTVVASFATLTAATDAILAITGALRPAMLEFMDTVAINAVEDELRMGLDRGAAALLVARSDAPGEHAAQEARIMLEACRRAGATEAFHTADQEEGEAFTAARRYAIPAVERIGPLLLEDVGVPLPRIGDLVTGIAEIARRNDVLVSVIAHAGDGNTHPLIVYNPDDPDETDRAHRAFGEIMDLAISFGGTITGEHGVGRLKKAWLPGQLGPEVMDLTRRIKDALDPHGILNPGAVL
- a CDS encoding NAD(P)/FAD-dependent oxidoreductase, with product MRIVGGKEVVEVTEQLEQSYDVVVAGGGAAGLNGALMLVRARRTVAVIDAGQPRNAPADGVHGLLARDGMPPTELLERGRTEVRGYGGHVVTGEIVAATRDENGFTVTLADGRTVHARRLLAATGLTDELPEIPGLSERWGRDVVHCPYCHGWEVRDRAIAVLSRGPISMHQVQLFRQLSDDIVFFTHDQPEPTPEDAERLAARGIRVVSGTVTGIEVADDRITGLRLADGTVVAREVVALGTRMVARSGFLSSLGLEAADHPFGEYIPCDATGRTEVPGVWVAGNLTDLAAQVGAAAAAGATAGAHINADLVQEEFDTAVAARRAGFSAPAEARLAESVNGARGHGL